From the genome of Vanessa atalanta chromosome 30, ilVanAtal1.2, whole genome shotgun sequence, one region includes:
- the LOC125075212 gene encoding uncharacterized protein LOC125075212, translated as MLRLFLFGFLLSTINTYPIKDEEAVIEVEDTKEIVDLKKMLNDVSYVTNFRNMMADYVKSQYKNLTVNDMEKIQGHLEEFCHRFARDLKDIVENIDQVRAIETVNDGLPDSTFEDIKKCIKNELPNVTDETADQITYVLRKNIFVTRQKIDAVIRSSEIAAIENS; from the exons ATGC taCGTCTGTTTCTCTTCGGGTTTCTGCTATCAACGATAAACACGTACCCGATTAAAGATGAGGAGGCCGTCATCGAAGTCGAAGATACAAAGGAAATTGTcgatttaaagaaaatgttgaACGACGTTTCGTACGTAACAAACTTCAGGAATATGATGGCCGACTACGTGAAATCTCAATACAAAAATTTGACGGTCAACGATATGGAAAAAATCCAAGGTCACTTGGAGGAGTTCTGCCACAGATTCGCAAGGGATTTGAAAGACATCGTCGAGAACATCGACCAGGTCAGAGCGATCGAGACGGTGAACGACGGTTTACCTGATAGTACGTTCGAAGATATAAAGAAATGTATCAAGAACGAACTACCGAATGTGACAGACGAGACCGCGGATCAGATTACTTATGTGTTGCGGAAAAACATTTTCGTGACGCGGCAAAAAATCGACGCTGTCATTCGTAGCTCAGAAATTGCGGCCATCGAAAACTCGTAG
- the LOC125075400 gene encoding uncharacterized protein LOC125075400 has translation MVHAGSEAGFIPNGLLMFKSGAKTGDYHDDMNYENYSKWLTSQLIPNLPPRSVVVVDNASYHNTQYNLAPNSNSKKCDMQAWLTEKGISFDPTMYKPQLYELIKTNKENLKNYNIDRLLAQHNHSVLRLPPYHPDLNPIEMAWAAIKGYVSSKNVAWNVTRVMELVKQKVDAMGSSEWQKLCSKVRSIEDDYCKSDHVVDQLTDQLVIQVGDSDSSCSSDWEVFDDDEPGLSTSTNPSTNPRTSTSFADFEGFTPLSDSD, from the coding sequence ATGGTACATGCAGGGTCTGAAGCCGGTTTTATACCAAatggtttattaatgtttaaatccgGAGCCAAAACGGGCGACTATCACGACgacatgaattatgaaaattattccaaATGGTTAACTTCACAATTAATACCAAACCTACCACCGAGATCCGTCGTCGTAGTAGATAATGCATCCTAccataatacacaatataatttggCCCCAAATTCAAACTCCAAGAAATGCGACATGCAAGCCTGGCTGACTGAAAAAGGAATTTCGTTTGATCCAACAATGTACAAGCCACAGTTGTACGAactaataaaaacgaacaaagaaaatttaaaaaattataatatcgatagatTATTAGCACAACACAATCATAGTGTCCTTCGCTTGCCGCCCTATCATCCGGATCTGAACCCCATTGAAATGGCGTGGGCCGCAATCAAAGGTTACGTTAGCAGCAAAAACGTAGCGTGGAACGTCACACGCGTTATGGAACTGGTGAAACAGAAGGTAGATGCCATGGGATCAAGTGAATGGCAAAAGTTATGTTCAAAAGTAAGGTCTATTGAAGACGACTATTGCAAAAGCGACCATGTAGTGGACCAGTTGACAGACCAACTTGTTATTCAAGTGGGAGATTCAGATAGCAGCTGTAGTAGCGATTGGGAAGTCTTTGATGATGACGAACCCGGTCTGAGCACCAGTACCAACCCCAGTACCAATCCAAGGACTTCGACTTCATTTGCTGATTTTGAGGGTTTCACACCGTTGAGTgatagtgattaa
- the LOC125075211 gene encoding PBAN-type neuropeptides-like has product MSCFVDVTFIFIVFLSCVHTMAASDIIKDDELDKGAHSERGALWFGPRLGKRSLQFVDEDNSQAILKLLEAADAVKYYYNQMPYEMQADAPQAKVTKKVIFTPKLGRTTDNQEKRFENVEFTPRLGRKLAEKMAATSDDESYYPESVRLNTRSNYFSPRLGRNFNLANKLPRELIYDIYSEPQIRVARSLNRTKSSKL; this is encoded by the exons atgtctTGTTTTGTGGacgttacttttatatttatcgtatttCTGTCATGTGTACACACGATGGCCGCTAGTGACATTATTAAG GATGACGAACTAGACAAGGGCGCTCATAGTGAACGGGGAGCCCTGTGGTTCGGTCCGAGGTTGGGCAAGCGGTCACTTCAATTCGTCGATGAAGATAACAG CCAAGCCATTTTGAAGCTGCTTGAAGCGGCTGAcgctgtcaaatattattacaaccAAATGCCGTACGAGATGCAAGCTGATGCTCCACAAGCTAAAG TTACAAAGAAAGTCATCTTCACACCAAAACTTGGACGGACAACCGATAACCAAGAGAAGAGATTCGAAAACGTGGAGTTCACTCCAAGATTAGGGAGGAAGTTAGCGGAGAAGATGGCGGCCACGTCTGACGATGAAAG CTACTATCCAGAATCTGTCAGATTGAACACGCGTTCCAATTATTTCTCACCGAGACTCGGAAGAAACTTCAACTTGGCTAACAAACTTCCACGAGAACTCATTTATG ATATATATTCAGAGCCCCAAATAAGAGTCGCGAGAAGTTTGAACAGGACAAAATCGtcgaaattgtaa